In a single window of the Sulfurimonas crateris genome:
- a CDS encoding tetratricopeptide repeat protein yields the protein MADGLEEEIIIIEDSDAAYESAASKSSIIDEESSSVTKKKLILVGMGVGLVLIISLLFFTMQKDSKRAADSSMGYIDERLEKPTSKPVEPTKIESMIAKADYLYSTGSKTEALALYEKIAQYSEAVSAYNLGVAQLKDAQYEIALKTFQKAIQNNEKRCVSAINAAVCSLHLQNEESFRYYIDLAYAYLPHERQSPLYSYYYSLINYYNDNYLEALSALKNPTSQEYQKVQNSLASRINALFNNNYSAIESMESDKPITNDFSLGLLYARVGDLTLAKNYLQNAIKKGIEPVRSQLALGYVNLKSGQIQEGAKNIENITDMFGEEVYKPYPIKVELKESLFDPEKAQERYRNSVINSRAIDYQKIFYFSPYKTFNANQTISYIRKGNANIYIDNIDSAKEYLAKGSSSSSVNLGIVNAIKKALSFKLREANELLQKLVEIQPKHSILHYNLALTYAQMGNMADAHKHFLRSYNLDAKNYLSGIYAVMTSQLIDSENAKLLSIMKDALSHEEFSEEVDLYNTLLSISQGNTAILADWLDKDYKQRPLYLALDIIIALKQNNANYAQKAANKLTAMLPDEIVPHMMHIDAYFNKLNQKEYAKEVMNYLKAQELNFNDLYFGAYITRYLYIQQNLITGRLYFLREQLKAVLESTTERTEELTSSLALASLYDGFYEESYTLYNNLIDNLKVRDSQTLFLGAVASTAAEHHANAIALLELSKLKNPSFLESRYALGLLYLEVKNNKGAVIQLSRIYKNNFNSEYFNFSIDTDKLMFEKTQK from the coding sequence ATGGCTGATGGACTAGAAGAAGAGATAATAATTATTGAAGATAGCGATGCCGCTTATGAGAGTGCTGCATCAAAATCATCAATTATCGATGAAGAGTCATCATCCGTAACCAAAAAAAAGCTGATTCTTGTCGGTATGGGTGTAGGACTCGTTTTAATTATTTCACTCCTCTTTTTTACAATGCAAAAAGATTCAAAAAGAGCCGCCGACTCCTCTATGGGCTACATAGATGAAAGACTGGAAAAACCAACCTCAAAACCTGTAGAACCTACTAAAATAGAGAGTATGATAGCAAAAGCGGACTATCTCTACTCTACAGGTTCAAAGACGGAAGCGCTTGCTCTTTATGAGAAGATAGCTCAATACAGTGAAGCTGTATCTGCCTACAATCTAGGTGTTGCCCAACTAAAAGATGCCCAATATGAGATCGCCCTTAAAACATTTCAAAAAGCGATACAAAATAACGAAAAAAGGTGCGTAAGCGCTATAAACGCTGCTGTCTGTTCCCTGCATCTGCAAAATGAGGAGAGTTTTAGATATTACATCGATCTTGCCTATGCATATCTTCCTCACGAGAGACAATCACCTCTATACTCTTACTACTACTCTCTTATAAACTACTATAACGACAACTATCTAGAAGCGCTCAGTGCACTTAAAAACCCTACATCTCAAGAGTATCAAAAAGTTCAAAACTCTCTTGCTTCAAGAATTAATGCTCTGTTTAATAATAACTACAGTGCTATTGAGAGTATGGAGAGTGATAAGCCGATAACAAATGATTTTAGTCTTGGGCTTCTTTATGCAAGGGTCGGAGACCTTACACTGGCAAAAAACTATCTTCAAAATGCGATAAAAAAGGGGATAGAACCAGTAAGATCACAACTGGCACTTGGATATGTAAACCTAAAATCTGGTCAGATCCAAGAGGGGGCTAAAAATATAGAAAATATCACTGATATGTTCGGTGAAGAGGTCTATAAACCTTATCCGATCAAAGTGGAGCTAAAAGAGTCTCTCTTTGATCCTGAGAAGGCTCAAGAGAGATATAGAAACAGCGTTATCAATAGCAGAGCAATTGATTATCAAAAGATATTCTACTTCTCGCCATATAAAACATTTAATGCAAATCAGACCATCAGCTATATACGTAAAGGAAATGCTAATATTTATATTGACAACATAGACTCGGCAAAAGAGTACCTAGCAAAAGGCTCCTCATCTTCAAGCGTAAATCTGGGCATAGTAAATGCAATAAAAAAGGCTCTCTCTTTTAAACTAAGAGAAGCCAACGAGCTGCTTCAAAAGCTCGTAGAGATTCAGCCTAAGCACTCTATTCTTCACTATAATCTTGCTCTTACTTATGCGCAGATGGGCAATATGGCCGATGCACACAAGCACTTTTTGCGTTCTTACAATCTTGATGCAAAGAACTACCTCTCAGGCATATATGCCGTTATGACATCTCAGCTAATAGACAGTGAAAATGCAAAACTGCTCTCAATAATGAAAGATGCTCTCTCTCATGAGGAGTTTAGCGAAGAGGTGGATCTCTACAATACGCTTCTCTCTATAAGTCAGGGAAACACCGCAATTCTAGCTGATTGGCTTGATAAAGACTACAAACAGCGACCTCTCTATTTGGCACTTGATATCATTATCGCACTAAAACAAAACAATGCAAATTACGCACAAAAAGCCGCAAATAAGCTTACAGCGATGCTTCCTGATGAGATAGTTCCGCATATGATGCACATAGATGCCTACTTTAACAAACTAAACCAAAAAGAGTATGCAAAAGAGGTTATGAACTATCTAAAAGCTCAAGAGCTAAACTTTAATGATCTCTATTTCGGCGCGTATATTACTAGATATCTCTATATTCAGCAAAATCTCATCACAGGCAGGCTCTACTTCTTAAGAGAGCAGTTAAAAGCGGTGCTGGAGTCTACTACTGAGCGAACGGAAGAGCTAACAAGCTCACTCGCACTAGCATCATTGTATGACGGATTTTACGAGGAGTCTTACACTCTTTATAACAACCTTATTGACAACCTTAAAGTGCGTGATTCGCAGACTCTCTTTTTAGGTGCCGTAGCTTCTACGGCGGCAGAGCACCATGCAAATGCGATAGCTCTTTTAGAACTCTCAAAACTAAAAAATCCTAGTTTCTTGGAGAGTAGATATGCTCTTGGTCTTCTATATCTTGAGGTTAAAAACAATAAAGGGGCAGTTATTCAGCTCTCAAGAATATATAAAAACAACTTCAATTCTGAATATTTTAATTTTAGTATTGATACGGATAAACTGATGTTTGAGAAGACTCAGAAGTAA
- a CDS encoding phosphatidylserine decarboxylase, which yields MKSNLLPIAKEGWSYLAYSVAAFIAFTILDLDILQFLAFLTTLFFIYIFRNPERENMLYQKNSVVSPVDGVVSSIEELQAQNSYAYKIEIDGSYFNVALLRVPFTSTLEELELQKGARLSAFKALSKSINENAELIFSDEESLNKMKIVHRLKQSVKGIDIDINKSQALVQGSRYGLVVNGITELYLPHNFRLNVDIGNELRASESLIGYFTTESKKSKK from the coding sequence ATGAAGAGTAATCTTTTACCCATTGCAAAAGAGGGGTGGAGTTATCTGGCATACTCTGTTGCAGCGTTTATAGCATTTACGATACTTGATCTTGATATCTTACAGTTTTTGGCATTTTTAACAACACTATTTTTTATCTATATTTTTAGAAATCCTGAGAGAGAAAATATGCTTTATCAGAAAAACAGCGTTGTCAGTCCGGTTGATGGAGTAGTCTCTTCGATTGAGGAGCTTCAAGCTCAGAACAGTTATGCTTACAAGATAGAGATCGATGGGAGTTATTTCAATGTGGCTCTTCTGAGAGTTCCTTTTACTTCTACTTTAGAAGAGCTTGAGCTTCAAAAAGGTGCCAGACTATCTGCTTTTAAAGCCCTCTCAAAAAGTATAAATGAAAATGCGGAGTTGATATTTAGCGACGAAGAGTCGTTAAATAAGATGAAAATAGTACATAGATTAAAGCAGAGTGTAAAGGGAATAGATATAGATATCAACAAGAGTCAAGCTCTTGTTCAGGGTTCTAGATACGGTCTTGTTGTAAACGGTATCACAGAGCTCTATTTGCCGCATAACTTTAGACTAAACGTAGATATAGGCAACGAGCTTAGAGCATCAGAGTCTCTGATCGGTTACTTTACGACAGAGAGCAAAAAGAGCAAAAAATAG
- the ftsH gene encoding ATP-dependent zinc metalloprotease FtsH: MQNKKNNNNDENNFFNKNPLITFAIFSVVIILLFKALIGDSGSSDAIVAGNKKVKQISYSELKSLIDSKDVKKVEIGQTYIKAFGADNMTLYTTRIVPGDTKLTEALEKQSIEYTGFSETNWFTEMFGWLFPFLIIIAIWMFFAGRMQKSMGSGILGMGGSKKMINSEKPKTKFDDVAGVEEAKEEVQEIVDFLKYPGRYVEIGAKIPKGVLLVGSPGTGKTLLAKAVAGEADVPFFSVSGSSFIEMFVGVGAARVRDLFEQAKKDAPSIIFIDEIDAIGKSRAAGANMGGNDEREQTLNQLLAEMDGFGTDTPIIILAATNRPEILDQALLRPGRFDRQVLVDKPDYEGRIKILKVHVKGVKMDADVDLEEVARLTAGLAGADLANIVNEAALLAGRKNQKSVTQKDLYESVERALAGLSKKSRRINPKEKKIVAYHESGHALMAETTTGAKKVSKVSIVPRGLAALGYTLNTPEENKFMMQKHELWAEVDVLLGGRAAEEVFIGEISTGAGNDLERATDIIKSMVQTYGMSDVAGLMVLEKSRQSFLSGGGMQSTREYSDKMAENMDEFIKTSLQERYKSVVERLKEYSEAIEEMVKLLYKKENITGEEVRNIIIDFEKANNIESKVNIVINDIEEELKVDARMAQEEGDEKKPKKDKEEPDEE, from the coding sequence ATGCAAAATAAAAAGAACAATAATAATGACGAGAACAATTTTTTCAATAAAAACCCGCTGATTACTTTTGCAATTTTCTCTGTAGTAATTATTTTGCTTTTTAAAGCGCTTATAGGCGATAGCGGTAGTTCAGATGCGATCGTAGCGGGTAACAAAAAAGTAAAACAGATAAGCTACTCAGAACTTAAGTCTCTTATAGATTCAAAAGATGTAAAAAAGGTCGAGATAGGACAAACGTATATAAAAGCGTTTGGAGCGGACAATATGACGCTCTACACGACAAGAATCGTTCCGGGTGACACAAAACTTACCGAAGCGCTTGAAAAACAGAGTATCGAATATACAGGTTTTAGCGAGACAAACTGGTTTACAGAGATGTTTGGATGGCTCTTTCCTTTTCTAATAATCATAGCTATATGGATGTTCTTTGCGGGAAGAATGCAAAAGAGTATGGGCAGCGGCATTTTGGGAATGGGCGGCTCCAAAAAGATGATCAACTCCGAAAAACCTAAAACAAAGTTTGATGACGTTGCAGGAGTAGAAGAGGCTAAAGAAGAGGTTCAAGAGATAGTTGATTTCTTGAAATATCCTGGCCGTTATGTCGAGATAGGCGCAAAAATACCAAAAGGGGTTCTTCTGGTAGGAAGCCCGGGTACAGGTAAGACTCTTTTGGCAAAAGCTGTTGCCGGTGAAGCGGACGTACCATTTTTCTCAGTAAGCGGTTCTAGTTTTATTGAGATGTTTGTCGGTGTCGGAGCGGCTCGTGTTCGTGACCTTTTTGAGCAGGCTAAGAAAGATGCTCCAAGCATTATCTTTATAGATGAGATCGATGCTATCGGTAAGAGCCGTGCAGCCGGTGCAAATATGGGCGGTAACGATGAGCGTGAACAGACACTAAACCAGCTTCTTGCCGAGATGGACGGTTTTGGGACAGACACGCCGATAATTATTTTAGCGGCGACTAACAGACCTGAGATCCTCGATCAGGCACTTTTGCGTCCGGGACGATTTGACAGACAGGTACTTGTTGACAAGCCTGATTATGAGGGACGTATTAAGATACTTAAGGTTCACGTCAAGGGCGTTAAGATGGACGCAGACGTAGATCTTGAAGAGGTTGCTCGCTTGACTGCAGGCTTGGCGGGTGCAGATCTGGCAAATATTGTAAATGAAGCTGCACTCCTAGCAGGTAGAAAAAATCAAAAAAGCGTAACGCAAAAAGATCTTTATGAGTCGGTAGAGCGTGCACTTGCAGGACTATCTAAGAAATCACGCAGAATCAATCCAAAAGAGAAGAAGATCGTCGCTTATCACGAGAGCGGGCATGCATTGATGGCTGAGACAACGACGGGAGCTAAAAAGGTATCAAAAGTATCTATTGTTCCTCGTGGATTGGCGGCACTTGGCTATACTCTAAACACACCTGAAGAGAACAAATTTATGATGCAGAAGCATGAGCTTTGGGCAGAGGTTGACGTCCTCCTTGGCGGGCGTGCGGCAGAAGAGGTCTTTATAGGCGAGATCTCAACGGGTGCTGGAAATGATCTCGAGAGAGCAACGGATATTATCAAGTCAATGGTTCAGACTTACGGTATGAGCGATGTTGCAGGACTTATGGTATTAGAGAAGAGCAGACAGTCATTTCTAAGCGGCGGCGGTATGCAGTCTACGAGAGAGTACAGTGACAAGATGGCCGAGAATATGGATGAGTTTATAAAAACATCGCTTCAAGAGAGATATAAATCTGTTGTAGAGAGACTAAAAGAGTACAGCGAAGCAATCGAAGAGATGGTAAAACTTCTTTATAAAAAAGAGAACATTACCGGTGAAGAGGTTAGAAATATAATTATTGATTTTGAAAAAGCAAACAATATAGAGTCCAAAGTAAATATTGTAATTAATGATATAGAAGAAGAGTTAAAAGTTGATGCAAGAATGGCTCAAGAAGAGGGTGATGAAAAAAAGCCAAAAAAGGATAAGGAAGAGCCAGATGAAGAGTAA
- a CDS encoding 50S ribosomal protein L11 methyltransferase: MQEHYFELKVSVSSHHSLFCDFLADTLPIGFEETDDGFIIRSEDNLDTIIWGLEQFAEALSKALGENIEIECEQTKLNNSDWVQLYQDSVQPLTIDKFYIHPTWDEPHKELINIEINPALAFGTGHHPTTASALRAIAKYVKKGDRVLDVGCGSGILAIGAIKIGAVVDACDTDIASVENSRQNAELNSVEFENLWEGSCSESKGSYDVVVANIVADVLIFIANDLKNALKEDGVLVLSGILDKYEAKVLKFYQDFEILEKIDQDEWVTLILKKGKK; the protein is encoded by the coding sequence ATGCAAGAGCACTACTTTGAGTTAAAAGTCAGTGTATCTTCTCATCATTCACTGTTTTGCGATTTTTTAGCAGATACTTTGCCGATTGGTTTTGAAGAGACGGATGACGGTTTTATTATAAGAAGCGAAGACAACCTAGATACTATCATCTGGGGTTTAGAGCAGTTCGCAGAGGCTCTCTCAAAAGCGCTTGGTGAAAATATAGAAATTGAGTGTGAGCAGACAAAACTCAACAACAGTGATTGGGTACAGCTCTATCAAGACAGCGTACAACCCCTCACAATCGACAAATTCTACATTCATCCGACATGGGATGAACCTCATAAAGAGCTGATAAACATAGAGATAAATCCTGCTTTGGCATTCGGCACGGGCCACCATCCTACAACTGCATCAGCTTTAAGAGCAATAGCAAAATATGTAAAAAAAGGTGACAGAGTTTTAGATGTTGGATGTGGCAGCGGCATATTAGCGATAGGAGCCATAAAAATAGGCGCCGTTGTAGATGCCTGCGATACTGATATCGCATCTGTGGAGAACAGCAGACAAAATGCCGAGCTAAACTCCGTAGAGTTTGAAAATTTGTGGGAAGGCTCCTGTTCGGAGTCAAAAGGAAGTTATGATGTCGTCGTAGCGAATATCGTTGCGGACGTTCTCATTTTTATAGCAAATGATCTCAAAAATGCTTTAAAAGAGGATGGAGTACTTGTGCTCTCAGGGATACTTGATAAATATGAAGCAAAGGTTTTGAAGTTTTATCAGGATTTCGAGATTTTAGAAAAAATAGACCAAGATGAGTGGGTCACTTTAATACTAAAAAAAGGTAAGAAATAG
- a CDS encoding chemotaxis response regulator CheY: MKLLVVDDSSTMRRIIKNTLARLGHKDILEGADGVEGWSELDANPDVDMLITDWNMPEMNGLELVKKVRADERFKDLPIIMVTTEGGKAEVITALKAGVNNYIVKPFTPQVLKEKLGAVMGIEV, translated from the coding sequence TTGAAATTACTTGTTGTCGATGATAGTTCTACAATGCGCCGTATTATAAAAAATACATTGGCAAGACTTGGTCATAAAGATATCTTGGAAGGTGCTGACGGCGTTGAAGGCTGGAGCGAACTAGACGCTAATCCAGATGTGGATATGCTTATTACGGATTGGAACATGCCAGAGATGAACGGTCTTGAGCTTGTTAAAAAGGTTCGTGCAGATGAGAGATTTAAAGATCTTCCAATCATCATGGTAACAACAGAGGGCGGTAAAGCAGAGGTTATTACCGCATTAAAAGCGGGTGTCAATAATTACATTGTCAAGCCGTTTACACCACAGGTCTTAAAAGAGAAACTTGGTGCCGTTATGGGTATTGAGGTGTAA
- the hisA gene encoding 1-(5-phosphoribosyl)-5-[(5-phosphoribosylamino)methylideneamino]imidazole-4-carboxamide isomerase, with the protein MTLYPAIDLKDGKAVRLTKGLMDSAKIYSDEPWMLVKKFEEMGAEWVHLVDLNGAFAGEPKNLDQIIKIRENCSVKLELGGGIRDEATIKKMLEIGIDRVILGSIAVKDPQFVKDMAAKYPIAVGIDAIDGFVAVEGWGEVSSMRATDLARQFADAGVEAIICTDVGKDGTLGGVNVEFTVEIAKASGVSTIASGGVKDESDIEALIATNLVEGVIIGKAYYEGTLDLPKMFKLLS; encoded by the coding sequence ATGACTTTATACCCAGCGATTGATTTAAAAGACGGAAAAGCGGTAAGACTGACAAAAGGTCTTATGGATAGTGCAAAAATATACTCAGATGAGCCTTGGATGCTTGTTAAGAAGTTTGAAGAGATGGGTGCCGAGTGGGTTCATCTGGTGGATCTAAACGGTGCTTTTGCGGGCGAGCCCAAAAACTTGGATCAGATCATAAAGATAAGAGAGAACTGCAGTGTAAAGCTTGAACTTGGCGGCGGAATACGTGATGAAGCAACTATTAAAAAGATGCTTGAAATCGGCATAGACAGAGTTATTCTAGGTTCTATCGCAGTTAAAGACCCTCAGTTTGTAAAAGATATGGCGGCAAAATACCCTATAGCTGTCGGGATTGACGCAATAGACGGGTTTGTGGCAGTTGAGGGGTGGGGCGAGGTGAGCTCTATGCGTGCGACAGATCTGGCTCGTCAATTTGCAGATGCCGGAGTAGAAGCTATAATTTGCACAGATGTCGGTAAAGACGGGACACTTGGCGGTGTAAATGTAGAGTTTACGGTTGAGATTGCAAAGGCGAGCGGAGTAAGTACAATTGCAAGCGGCGGCGTTAAAGATGAGAGCGATATAGAAGCCCTTATTGCGACAAACTTGGTCGAGGGCGTAATCATCGGCAAGGCCTATTATGAGGGAACACTTGACTTGCCAAAGATGTTCAAACTACTCTCTTAA
- the hisH gene encoding imidazole glycerol phosphate synthase subunit HisH, whose amino-acid sequence MIGIVDYNMGNLASVQNAFAKVGAKTVVESDPKKFKDYDKLILPGVGAFGDAMEHLRERNMIDAIREFALSGRPILGICLGMQLLFESSQEFGSNEGLGLIKGKVVAFDTSKFSEPLKVPHMGWNRMFTKEHPLFKGLDEEHYLYFVHSYHAVCQNEEDVIGKTVYGYEFASAVAHENVMGIQPHPEKSHKNGLKILENFTRL is encoded by the coding sequence ATGATAGGAATTGTTGATTATAACATGGGAAATCTGGCAAGCGTTCAAAACGCTTTTGCCAAAGTAGGTGCCAAGACGGTCGTTGAGAGTGATCCAAAAAAGTTTAAAGATTACGACAAGCTGATCCTTCCAGGAGTGGGAGCTTTTGGAGATGCTATGGAGCATCTTAGAGAGCGTAATATGATCGATGCCATAAGAGAGTTTGCTCTTAGCGGCAGACCGATACTCGGGATCTGTCTTGGTATGCAGCTTCTCTTTGAGAGTTCCCAAGAGTTTGGAAGCAATGAAGGACTAGGGCTTATTAAAGGCAAAGTTGTCGCTTTTGATACATCAAAGTTCAGTGAGCCTTTGAAGGTTCCTCACATGGGATGGAACAGGATGTTTACAAAAGAGCACCCTCTTTTTAAAGGTTTAGATGAGGAGCACTATCTCTATTTTGTTCACTCATATCATGCCGTTTGTCAGAACGAAGAGGATGTGATAGGTAAAACCGTATATGGCTATGAGTTTGCTTCTGCGGTTGCTCACGAAAACGTTATGGGGATTCAGCCGCACCCTGAAAAGAGCCATAAAAACGGGCTTAAAATATTAGAAAATTTTACAAGGCTATGA
- a CDS encoding PDC sensor domain-containing protein, giving the protein MVISDIQNFSEGRTKARAYFCYLFSKNIQNRLPSLSVESIMPRLFKIKADLENCDGVYLLDHRGVQVSPTFTATGQIDDDVGRIRSDRAYYYRAVREGRCTITDPYPSLITGDLCVTASQPVYDEHGELKYVACLDMPLREVIKISRSSRFDKFFTSLFKYSYAIFSFALIAVAVLLFFKGIQSFFVYEISPSHFKIKDVFEATILITLALAIFDLAKTLIEEEILGRNKENSISGPHKTMVRFLGSIIIALSIEALMLVFKFAITDPEKLVYAMYIVAGVAMLLITLAIYIKFTKLKIDE; this is encoded by the coding sequence GTGGTTATATCAGATATACAAAATTTTTCTGAAGGTCGTACCAAGGCAAGAGCCTACTTCTGTTATCTTTTTTCAAAAAATATTCAAAACAGACTCCCCTCTCTCTCCGTAGAGTCAATTATGCCCCGTCTATTTAAGATAAAGGCAGATCTGGAAAATTGTGACGGCGTCTATCTTCTCGATCATCGTGGAGTTCAGGTCTCTCCAACATTTACCGCAACAGGACAGATCGATGATGATGTGGGAAGAATAAGATCGGACCGTGCCTATTATTACAGAGCCGTAAGAGAGGGCAGATGTACTATAACAGATCCATATCCTTCGCTTATAACTGGTGATCTGTGCGTAACTGCTTCACAGCCTGTGTATGATGAGCATGGAGAGTTGAAGTATGTGGCATGCTTGGATATGCCTCTTAGAGAGGTTATAAAGATCTCAAGATCTAGCAGGTTTGATAAATTTTTTACCTCTCTTTTTAAGTACTCGTATGCAATTTTTTCCTTCGCGCTAATAGCGGTCGCGGTACTGCTCTTTTTCAAAGGAATACAGAGCTTTTTTGTTTATGAGATCTCACCTAGCCATTTTAAGATAAAAGATGTCTTTGAAGCGACTATTTTGATCACGCTCGCCCTTGCAATCTTTGATCTGGCAAAGACCCTTATCGAAGAAGAGATACTAGGCAGGAACAAGGAAAACAGTATATCAGGTCCGCATAAGACGATGGTTAGATTTTTGGGTTCAATTATAATCGCTCTCTCCATTGAGGCGCTAATGCTAGTCTTCAAATTCGCAATTACGGACCCTGAGAAGCTTGTTTACGCGATGTATATCGTCGCAGGGGTCGCGATGCTGTTAATCACGCTGGCGATCTATATAAAATTTACAAAACTAAAGATTGATGAATGA
- a CDS encoding lipid A biosynthesis lauroyl acyltransferase: MGFKIFLMLENFLMLLPKYVRKNFFIFLATISYYLSSRYRKVGFTNLDFIFGERLTQNEKKEIVKYSFRNLLLNFLHLMEIRHMSKEDLAGKVTIRNMEAVEKAHNEGRAVIYVTPHYCAWELGGASIGAFAEPIAAVYKKMKNQEYQKWTLESRERFSNSSLEKSNVVRPLIKLIKNRGASGILIDTGINKKDGLKVEFMGKFVHQTSTPAYLARKFNAAIIPVIMTTDDEENYTLKFFDEIEVQKSEDEQADILKATQLQADWLTKLITNEPKFWFWIHRRFKSDYPEIYKKS; this comes from the coding sequence ATGGGTTTTAAAATTTTTTTAATGCTTGAAAATTTTTTGATGCTGCTGCCAAAATATGTGAGAAAAAACTTTTTTATTTTCTTGGCAACCATCTCATACTACCTCTCTTCAAGATATAGAAAAGTTGGTTTTACAAATCTGGATTTTATATTCGGGGAGAGACTTACACAAAATGAAAAAAAAGAGATAGTCAAATACAGTTTTAGAAATCTACTGCTTAACTTTTTGCATCTGATGGAGATCAGACATATGAGCAAAGAGGATCTAGCAGGGAAAGTGACCATTAGAAATATGGAGGCTGTAGAAAAAGCTCATAATGAGGGACGTGCTGTTATATACGTAACTCCCCACTACTGTGCTTGGGAGCTTGGCGGAGCATCCATAGGAGCCTTTGCCGAACCGATTGCAGCCGTTTACAAAAAAATGAAAAACCAAGAGTATCAAAAATGGACCTTGGAGTCGCGGGAGAGATTCTCCAACAGCTCTTTAGAGAAGTCCAATGTCGTAAGACCTCTTATTAAGCTTATCAAAAATAGAGGTGCCAGCGGTATTTTGATCGATACGGGGATAAATAAAAAGGATGGTTTAAAGGTAGAGTTTATGGGCAAGTTTGTTCACCAGACCTCAACACCTGCCTATCTTGCGAGAAAGTTTAATGCCGCTATTATTCCGGTTATTATGACTACGGATGATGAAGAGAACTATACTCTGAAGTTTTTTGACGAGATTGAGGTGCAAAAGAGCGAAGATGAGCAAGCTGACATCTTAAAGGCTACACAACTTCAAGCGGACTGGCTCACTAAGCTTATTACTAATGAGCCGAAATTCTGGTTTTGGATACACAGAAGATTTAAGAGTGATTACCCAGAGATATACAAAAAGAGTTAA
- a CDS encoding AI-2E family transporter: MKPQYFVAILFATSLYWMYLLYAPFLMGMVIAALLAISTSNIQNFFEKVLKSKFFAALISSFLLAVLFFVPLGYFLATLTIKLNSMDPVVFKNIEIFIREFLETPPDYLSFLKPFTDDMMKDVSVNSIASYVISFTGNIGSLSAGYLKNSFLVIVFYFFAQYNGGFVVDFLKRVVQMSVEETTLLAKELSSVMSVVFYSIIVNAMFQGILFGVAISFMGYNGLLFGIMYGFASLIPVVGGALMWLPFMLYEFSTGNSSNAIFIALYSIVVISVIADTFIKPLIIKEINLRLLKEDDAKMNELIIFFAIIAGLTTFGFWGMILGPAITAFFLTIMKLFEARTKECESRAEPS; this comes from the coding sequence TTGAAGCCGCAATATTTTGTTGCCATTTTATTCGCAACGTCGCTCTACTGGATGTATCTGCTCTATGCCCCGTTCTTAATGGGCATGGTTATTGCGGCGCTTCTTGCAATATCGACTTCAAATATCCAGAACTTCTTTGAGAAAGTGTTAAAATCAAAGTTTTTCGCCGCGCTAATATCGAGCTTTTTGCTGGCGGTTCTCTTTTTTGTGCCGCTTGGATATTTTTTGGCAACCCTTACTATAAAACTAAACAGCATGGACCCTGTAGTCTTTAAGAATATAGAGATATTTATTAGAGAATTTTTAGAGACTCCGCCCGATTATCTCTCTTTTTTAAAGCCATTTACGGATGATATGATGAAGGATGTGAGTGTTAATTCTATTGCATCTTATGTAATCTCTTTTACTGGAAACATAGGTTCTTTAAGTGCCGGCTATCTTAAAAACTCTTTTCTTGTAATTGTTTTTTATTTTTTTGCACAATATAACGGCGGATTTGTAGTAGATTTTCTAAAAAGAGTCGTTCAGATGTCGGTTGAAGAGACAACGCTTTTGGCAAAAGAGCTCTCGTCGGTCATGAGTGTCGTTTTTTACTCGATCATAGTAAATGCTATGTTTCAGGGCATACTCTTTGGCGTTGCCATATCTTTTATGGGTTACAACGGGCTTCTGTTTGGGATCATGTACGGATTTGCATCTCTGATCCCCGTAGTCGGTGGAGCACTTATGTGGCTTCCGTTTATGCTATATGAGTTCTCTACAGGAAACAGCTCAAATGCCATATTTATAGCGCTATACTCTATAGTGGTCATTTCGGTGATAGCGGATACTTTTATAAAACCTTTAATTATAAAAGAGATAAATCTAAGGCTCCTAAAAGAGGATGATGCGAAGATGAATGAGCTTATTATCTTTTTTGCGATCATTGCAGGACTTACGACCTTTGGTTTCTGGGGAATGATACTGGGACCTGCGATCACCGCATTTTTTCTCACGATCATGAAGCTATTTGAGGCTAGAACAAAAGAGTGTGAATCAAGGGCAGAGCCGAGTTAA